A DNA window from Brassica napus cultivar Da-Ae chromosome A4, Da-Ae, whole genome shotgun sequence contains the following coding sequences:
- the LOC125608241 gene encoding UPF0725 protein At4g29550-like — protein sequence MHLDIGNLIEPNGKKLQLKRVVKVNAEIASLYNSYSTSEVIDPVDNSLHTFQTMVTDAGKEKKASLILLTKICRIKPQIPGLGDATVFWDFNAIDDFYKTDMPDWPFNDGVDNPHLYQVKESELVDNEWIYLYAEAALFSEWRSEMSDYTPFKMKKVMV from the exons ATGCATTTGGACATTGGCAATTTAATCGAGCCCAAT gggAAGAAGTTACAGCTGAAGCGTGTGGTTAAAGTGAACGCTGAAATCGCTTCGCTTTACAACTCCTATTCGACATCAGAGGTGATAGACCCTGTAGACAACTCACTGCACACTTTCCAAACCATGGTCACTGATGCAGGCAAGGAGAAGAAGGCTAGCTTGATACTATTGACAAAAATATGCAGAATCAAGCCTCAAATACCAG GCCTTGGAGATGCAACTGTGTTTTGGGACTTTAATGCTATAGATGACTTCTATAAAACTGATATGCCTGATTGGCCTTTCAATGATGGTGTTGATAACCCGCACCTTTATCAG GTGAAAGAATCTGAGTTGGTAGACAATGAATGGATTTATCTATATGCTGAAGCTGCTTTGTTCTCCGAGTGGCGCTCTGAAATG AGTGATTATACGCCGTTTAAGATGAAGAAAGTAATGGTATAA
- the LOC106447436 gene encoding two-component response regulator ORR26 isoform X1, whose product MTPSSQSSENSKTCPSNNFKATTTKEDNDKDEEEEEEEEEEEEEDEEERSADQSPSSNSYVEESGSQHHHNNNDQIKKNGGSVRPYNRSKTPRLRWTPELHLCFLQAVERLGGPDRATPKLVLQLMNVKGLSIAHVKSHLQMYRSKKIDDLNQGDQGFSFEHGAGYTYNLSQPPMLQSFDQGPSTSLGRYGGGSWIDHRRQVYRSPWRGLTARDNTRTRQTLFSSQLGERFHGVSNSILDDKNKTISFRTNSREAAHASNGIGEAVPRSHRSFLEGMKTFNKSWGQSFPSNPNPSMPSKPQDHTAVTLNFHQSDNPRVGEETENDLKRKRLLLSGDYNKSNPDLDLSLSLKVPPTHNNLGECLLEEGEKEHEDSKRLSLSLSSSSLSQHGRAIRKEDQNDHKKRKISVLASPLDLTL is encoded by the exons ATGACACCAAGCAGCCAAAGTTCTGAAAACTCCAAAACTTGTCCATCTAACAACTTCAAAGCAACCACCACGAAGGAAGACAACgacaaagatgaagaagaggaagaagaagaagaagaagaagaagaggaagatgaagaagagagatcaGCAGATCAGAGCCCATCTAGCAATAGCTATGTGGAAGAGAGTGGGAGTCAACATCATCATAATAATAATGATCAGATCAAGAAAAATGGTGGATCTGTGAGGCCATACAACCGCTCAAAGACTCCAAGGCTGCGATGGACACCTGAGCTCCATCTCTGCTTTCTTCAAGCTGTGGAGAGATTGGGTGGACCAGATA GAGCAACACCGAAGCTTGTTCTTCAGTTGATGAACGTCAAGGGGCTAAGTATTGCCCATGTCAAGAGCCATCTTCAG ATGTACAGAAGCAAGAAGATCGATGACCTAAATCAAG GAGATCAAGGATTTTCTTTTGAACACGGAGCTGGTTACACTTATAACCTTAGCCAACCTCCAATGCTACAAAGTTTTGATCAAGGGCCTTCTACTAGTTTAGG CAGATACGGTGGCGGTTCGTGGATCGACCATAGACGACAGGTCTACCGTAGCCCTTGGAGAGGCTTAACGGCACGAGACAATACAAGAACAAGACAAACACTGTTTAGCTCACAGCTTGGCGAGAGATTTCATGGAGTTAGCAATAGTATTCttgatgataaaaacaaaactatttCGTTTCGAACCAATTCTCGTGAAGCGGCTCATGCCAGCAATGGTATAGGTGAAGCTGTTCCAAGAAGTCATAGAAGTTTTCTTGAAGGTATGAAGACGTTTAACAAATCATGGGGACAGAGCTTCCCCTCCAATCCTAATCCTTCGATGCCATCAAAACCACAAGATCATACTGCTGTGACATTGAACTttcatcaaagtgacaatcCTCGAGTGGGAGAAGAAACGGAGAATGACTTGAAGAGGAAAAGATTGTTATTATCTGGTGACTACAATAAGTCGAACCCAGATTTGGATCTAAGCTTGTCCCTTAAGGTACCTCCTACACACAACAATCTTGGAGAATGCTTGTTAGAAGAGGGAGAAAAAGAGCATGAAGATAGCAAGCGGTTATCTCTTTCATTATCTTCATCGAGTTTATCACAGCATGGTCGAGCCATTAGGAAAGAAGATCAAAATGATCATAAAAAGAGAAAGATTTCGGTCTTGGCAAGTCCCCTTGATCTCACTTTATGA
- the LOC106447436 gene encoding two-component response regulator ARR1 isoform X2: MTPSSQSSENSKTCPSNNFKATTTKEDNDKDEEEEEEEEEEEEEDEEERSADQSPSSNSYVEESGSQHHHNNNDQIKKNGGSVRPYNRSKTPRLRWTPELHLCFLQAVERLGGPDRATPKLVLQLMNVKGLSIAHVKSHLQMYRSKKIDDLNQGDQGFSFEHGAGYTYNLSQPPMLQSFDQGPSTSLGYGGGSWIDHRRQVYRSPWRGLTARDNTRTRQTLFSSQLGERFHGVSNSILDDKNKTISFRTNSREAAHASNGIGEAVPRSHRSFLEGMKTFNKSWGQSFPSNPNPSMPSKPQDHTAVTLNFHQSDNPRVGEETENDLKRKRLLLSGDYNKSNPDLDLSLSLKVPPTHNNLGECLLEEGEKEHEDSKRLSLSLSSSSLSQHGRAIRKEDQNDHKKRKISVLASPLDLTL; this comes from the exons ATGACACCAAGCAGCCAAAGTTCTGAAAACTCCAAAACTTGTCCATCTAACAACTTCAAAGCAACCACCACGAAGGAAGACAACgacaaagatgaagaagaggaagaagaagaagaagaagaagaagaggaagatgaagaagagagatcaGCAGATCAGAGCCCATCTAGCAATAGCTATGTGGAAGAGAGTGGGAGTCAACATCATCATAATAATAATGATCAGATCAAGAAAAATGGTGGATCTGTGAGGCCATACAACCGCTCAAAGACTCCAAGGCTGCGATGGACACCTGAGCTCCATCTCTGCTTTCTTCAAGCTGTGGAGAGATTGGGTGGACCAGATA GAGCAACACCGAAGCTTGTTCTTCAGTTGATGAACGTCAAGGGGCTAAGTATTGCCCATGTCAAGAGCCATCTTCAG ATGTACAGAAGCAAGAAGATCGATGACCTAAATCAAG GAGATCAAGGATTTTCTTTTGAACACGGAGCTGGTTACACTTATAACCTTAGCCAACCTCCAATGCTACAAAGTTTTGATCAAGGGCCTTCTACTAGTTTAGG ATACGGTGGCGGTTCGTGGATCGACCATAGACGACAGGTCTACCGTAGCCCTTGGAGAGGCTTAACGGCACGAGACAATACAAGAACAAGACAAACACTGTTTAGCTCACAGCTTGGCGAGAGATTTCATGGAGTTAGCAATAGTATTCttgatgataaaaacaaaactatttCGTTTCGAACCAATTCTCGTGAAGCGGCTCATGCCAGCAATGGTATAGGTGAAGCTGTTCCAAGAAGTCATAGAAGTTTTCTTGAAGGTATGAAGACGTTTAACAAATCATGGGGACAGAGCTTCCCCTCCAATCCTAATCCTTCGATGCCATCAAAACCACAAGATCATACTGCTGTGACATTGAACTttcatcaaagtgacaatcCTCGAGTGGGAGAAGAAACGGAGAATGACTTGAAGAGGAAAAGATTGTTATTATCTGGTGACTACAATAAGTCGAACCCAGATTTGGATCTAAGCTTGTCCCTTAAGGTACCTCCTACACACAACAATCTTGGAGAATGCTTGTTAGAAGAGGGAGAAAAAGAGCATGAAGATAGCAAGCGGTTATCTCTTTCATTATCTTCATCGAGTTTATCACAGCATGGTCGAGCCATTAGGAAAGAAGATCAAAATGATCATAAAAAGAGAAAGATTTCGGTCTTGGCAAGTCCCCTTGATCTCACTTTATGA
- the LOC106450255 gene encoding GDSL esterase/lipase At2g40250: MNPNHHKPILLIFFTLLLQLPNPINASPSPPITALYAFGDSTVDSGNNNYIPTLFQSNHPPYGRSFPAKLSTGRFSDGKLATDFIASSLGLKPTLPAYLNPSVKPVDLLTGVSFASAGGGLDDRTAMMSLTLTMDKQWSYFEEAVRKMKSVVGDLEANRVIKNALFVISAGTNDMIYNVYDHVLGRFISVSDYQDYLLSKVEAFIQRLHDAGARRITVAGLPPIGCLPVQVTLGTITIPRIFHHRICTENQNADSQLYNQKLQKLNFRLSQRLPGSKVLYLDIYTPLIDMIKHPHRYGLEETLVGCCGTGLLEAGPLCKPLSRTCEDVSKYMFFDSVHPSQKAYSVIATYAFKKLFPLL; the protein is encoded by the exons ATGAACCCTAATCATCATAAACCAATCCTACTCATATTCTTCACTCTTCTTCTCCAACTTCCAAACCCTATCAATGCATCACCATCCCCACCCATAACGGCTCTTTACGCCTTCGGCGACTCCACGGTTGATTCCGGCAACAACAACTACATCCCAACTCTTTTTCAAAGCAACCATCCACCTTACGGCAGATCTTTCCCGGCTAAACTCTCCACCGGAAGATTCTCAGATGGAAAACTCGCCACCGACTTCATAGCCTCCTCTCTAGGTCTCAAACCCACTTTACCAGCTTACCTCAACCCGTCAGTCAAACCCGTTGACCTTTTGACCGGCGTTAGTTTTGCCTCGGCCGGAGGTGGTTTAGATGACCGGACGGCAATGATGTCGTTGACTTTGACCATGGACAAGCAATGGAGTTACTTTGAGGAGGCAGTACGTAAGATGAAGAGTGTGGTTGGAGATTTGGAGGCTAATCGGGTGATTAAGAATGCTTTGTTTGTGATTAGTGCGGGGACTAATGATATGATCTATAATGTTTATGATCATGTTCTTGGGAGGTTTATCTCCGTTTCGGATTATCAAGATTATCTACTCAGCAAAGTCGAAGCGTTTATCCAG AGACTACACGACGCAGGAGCACGAAGGATTACAGTAGCTGGACTACCACCAATAGGATGCCTTCCAGTGCAAGTAACACTTGGTACCATTACTATCCCTCGCATCTTCCATCATCGGATCTGCACGGAAAATCAAAACGCTGATTCTCAGCTATACAATCAAAAGCTACAGAAGCTAAACTTCCGTCTAAGTCAAAGGCTTCCAGGCTCCAAAGTTCTTTACCTTGACATCTACACTCCATTAATAGACATGATCAAACATCCTCATAGATATG GACTGGAAGAAACATTGGTAGGATGTTGTGGGACGGGGCTGCTTGAGGCAGGACCTCTATGCAAGCCATTGTCTCGGACTTGCGAGGATGTTTCAAAGTACATGTTCTTTGATTCTGTGCATCCATCACAGAAGGCTTACTCTGTCATAGCTACTTACGCCTTTAAAAAGTTGTTTCCTCTtctctaa
- the LOC106447438 gene encoding alcohol acyltransferase 9-like has product MGSLVHVKEATVITPSDQTPSCVLSLSALDSQLFLRFTIEYLLIYSPVSDPVSLSGRLKSALSRALVPYFPFSGRVRERPNDGSLEVNCRGQGALFLEAVTDHLTCLDFHKAPRHVTSWRKLLSLNVVDVLAGAPPLVVQLTWLRDGGAALAVGVNHCLSDGIGSAEFITLFAELSIDSLSQTELKRRHLWDRRLLNPSPVRDSLSHPEFNRVPDLCGFVNRFNAERLVPTSVVFEKQRLTELKKLASRLGESSTKHTSFEVLSAHVWRSWARSLNLPSSQTVKLLFSVNIRDRVKPSLPAGFYGNAFVVGCAQTTVKDLTEKGLRHAAKLVKQAKERVGDDYVRSVVEAVSKAKCPDSVGVLIISQWSRLGLEKLDFGFGKPVHVGSVCCDRYCLLLPVPERSDAVKVMVAVPSSAVDSYENLVTSPKN; this is encoded by the coding sequence ATGGGATCACTGGTTCATGTCAAAGAAGCCACAGTTATTACTCCTTCCGACCAAACACCTTCTTGTGTTCTGTCCCTCTCCGCCTTAGATTCTCAACTCTTCCTCCGATTCACAATCGAATACCTCCTCATTTACTCACCCGTTTCCGACCCGGTTTCTCTCTCGGGTCGTCTCAAATCAGCACTCTCTCGCGCTCTTGTTCCTTACTTCCCTTTCTCCGGCCGTGTCCGTGAGAGACCCAACGACGGAAGTCTCGAGGTTAACTGCCGTGGCCAAGGTGCTCTGTTTCTCGAAGCCGTAACTGATCACCTCACGTGCCTTGACTTCCACAAAGCTCCCCGGCACGTGACTAGCTGGAGAAAGCTTCTCTCACTCAACGTCGTCGACGTCCTCGCCGGTGCGCCGCCTCTCGTCGTCCAGCTCACTTGGCTCAGAGACGGTGGCGCCGCTTTAGCCGTCGGTGTTAACCACTGCCTCTCCGATGGCATCGGAAGCGCCGAGTTTATCACCTTGTTCGCCGAGTTATCGATAGACTCGCTGAGTCAGACCGAGTTGAAACGGAGACACCTCTGGGATCGCCGCTTGCTTAACCCGTCTCCGGTTCGTGACTCGTTGAGCCACCCTGAGTTCAACCGAGTTCCCGACCTCTGCGGGTTCGTCAACCGGTTCAACGCCGAGCGACTCGTTCCGACCTCCGTCGTCTTCGAGAAACAGAGACTTACAGAGCTGAAGAAACTCGCGAGTCGACTCGGTGAGTCCAGTACCAAACACACATCGTTCGAGGTGCTCTCTGCGCACGTGTGGCGGAGCTGGGCGAGATCACTGAACTTACCATCGAGCCAAACCGTCAAGCTTTTGTTCAGCGTCAACATCCGAGACCGAGTCAAACCGAGTTTACCCGCCGGGTTCTACGGGAACGCCTTCGTCGTCGGGTGCGCGCAAACCACCGTGAAAGACTTGACGGAGAAAGGATTACGCCACGCGGCGAAGCTGGTGAAACAAGCGAAGGAGAGAGTCGGAGATGATTACGTCAGGTCGGTGGTGGAAGCCGTGAGCAAGGCCAAGTGTCCTGACTCGGTCGGAGTCTTGATAATTTCGCAGTGGTCACGCCTCGGTTTAGAGAAGCTTGATTTCGGTTTTGGTAAACCGGTTCACGTGGGATCGGTTTGCTGCGACCGGTACTGTTTGTTGCTTCCGGTTCCTGAACGAAGTGACGCGGTTAAAGTAATGGTCGCCGTCCCGTCAAGCGCCGTTGACTCCTACGAGAATCTTGTGACTAGTCCTAAAAATTAG
- the LOC106447439 gene encoding transcription factor bHLH51, protein MENSYESAAKWSDSNSPYNMLSCSLLQSDSDLSRFNLGFSSSSSSGNFPSDEFVGGIEKGELLSRSHRLAEKRRRDRINSHLSALRKLVPNSDKLDKAALLATVIEQVKELKQTATQSPTSQELPTEADEVTVQPETISNDFEPDTIIFKASFCCEDQPEAISEIIRVLTKFQLETLQAEIICVGGRLRINFILKDSNCKDTTTNSVSSAKALKQSLCAALNRIASSSSSSTSSVSRIRSKRQRWFLSSHYSQ, encoded by the exons ATGGAGAACTCGTACGAGTCAGCAGCCAAGTGGTCTGATTCCAACAGTCCATATAATATGCTCTCATGTTCACTATTACAATCTGATTCTGATCTTAGCCGCTTTAATCTcggcttctcttcttcttcctcctccggCAACTTCCCGTCGGATGAGTTTGTCGGTGGGATAGAGAAAGGTGAGTTACTTTCAAGAAGCCACCGTCTGGCTGAGAAGAGACGCCGTGATCGGATTAATTCTCACCTCTCTGCTCTCCGGAAACTTGTCCCTAATTCCGACAAG TTAGACAAAGCAGCTCTATTAGCGACAGTGATAGAACAAGTGAAGGAGCTCAAACAAACAGCAACACAGTCTCCAACCTCCCAAGAACTTCCGACAGAAGCAGATGAAGTAACTGTTCAGCCTGAAACCATCTCCAATGACTTTGAACCAGACACCATCATCTTCAAAGCTTCTTTTTGCTGCGAAGATCAACCAGAGGCAATCTCGGAGATCATTAGGGTCCTCACAAAGTTTCAGCTCGAAACATTACAAGCTGAGATCATCTGCGTTGGAGGAAGATTGAGAATCAACTTCATTTTAAAAGACAGCAACTGCAAGGACACAACAACAAACAGTGTTTCATCCGCAAAAGCATTGAAGCAATCTCTGTGCGCTGCGTTAAACCGTATCGCATCTTCGTCTTCCTCGTCTACTTCTTCGGTTTCTAGGATTAGAAGTAAAAGACAGAGATGGTTCCTCTCTTCTCATTACTCACAATGA